From a region of the Terriglobia bacterium genome:
- the pgsB gene encoding poly-gamma-glutamate synthase PgsB, translated as MRTLLPCLVLFLCYLLWERIALSRSQRRIPLRIAVTGTRGKSSVARLLASILREDGRSVVAKTTGSQAVILLPDGGQIELDRSATPSILEQKQLVHKAARLKADILVAEVMSIHPENHFVEAHKILRPNLVAITNVRRDHTETMGETEEQIASVLSLDICARATVFLPAREEYASFRAEARRCNAILIPVPIGSSAPLLRSAPDLGRLQFAENLDLVCAVAAHLGVKQQDIIEGIRKAQHDIGRLGVWLYRPTDPERTIYLVNAFAANDPESTLQVLDKVTDMLPAASGNIIGILNLRADRLPRTLQWISVLKGGGSRRFLRLFMVGEHSGAIRRRLPEARVLKAGPPEKMMRAVCAEATEPAIIFGFGNMKGSGRLLVEHWSSIGRPYESGSWS; from the coding sequence ATGCGCACTCTGCTGCCATGCCTGGTTCTTTTCTTGTGTTACCTCCTCTGGGAGCGCATCGCTCTCAGCCGCTCCCAGCGGCGCATTCCCCTGCGCATCGCCGTGACGGGAACGCGCGGAAAGTCGAGCGTGGCTCGCCTTCTGGCCTCCATCCTCAGGGAGGACGGGCGCAGTGTCGTAGCCAAGACAACCGGGTCGCAGGCCGTGATCCTGCTGCCCGACGGCGGCCAGATCGAACTGGACCGGAGCGCGACCCCATCGATTCTCGAGCAGAAGCAACTGGTTCACAAGGCTGCGCGGCTGAAGGCTGACATCCTGGTGGCCGAGGTGATGAGCATCCATCCCGAGAATCACTTCGTCGAAGCCCATAAGATCCTCAGGCCGAATCTGGTGGCAATCACCAACGTGCGCCGCGACCACACCGAGACCATGGGCGAGACGGAAGAGCAGATCGCCTCCGTTCTCAGCCTCGACATCTGCGCCCGGGCGACGGTGTTCCTGCCGGCAAGAGAGGAGTACGCATCGTTCCGCGCAGAGGCGCGGCGCTGCAACGCGATCCTGATTCCGGTTCCAATCGGTTCGTCTGCACCGCTTTTGCGGAGCGCGCCTGACTTGGGCCGGCTCCAGTTCGCGGAGAATCTCGATCTGGTTTGCGCCGTCGCCGCCCACCTTGGCGTCAAGCAGCAGGACATCATCGAAGGCATACGAAAGGCGCAGCATGACATAGGCAGACTGGGAGTATGGCTCTACCGTCCGACCGATCCCGAGCGTACCATTTATCTGGTCAACGCCTTTGCCGCCAACGATCCGGAATCAACGCTCCAGGTCCTCGACAAGGTCACGGACATGCTCCCGGCTGCGTCCGGAAACATCATCGGCATCCTCAACCTGCGTGCCGACCGGCTGCCGAGGACCCTGCAATGGATTTCCGTCCTGAAAGGCGGCGGTTCGCGCAGGTTCCTTCGGTTGTTCATGGTCGGGGAGCACTCCGGCGCAATTCGGCGGCGTTTGCCGGAAGCGCGGGTGCTGAAGGCAGGGCCTCCGGAAAAGATGATGAGAGCTGTGTGCGCGGAAGCCACTGAACCCGCGATCATTTTCGGCTTCGGCAACATGAAGGGTTCCGGCAGACTCCTCGTTGAACATTGGTCCAGCATAGGCCGGCCTTACGAATCCGGGAGCTGGAGTTAG
- the pgsC gene encoding poly-gamma-glutamate biosynthesis protein PgsC, producing MEYETSFLGLLVTLLFVGITGIYPGGVIVPSYLALFVHSPGRIAGTLMVALLTLLCFKLASNYLILFGTRRFVFMVLTAGAWTLLWLRFFPSLLPGSLEFRVIGWVVPGLIANNLEKQGILITTASLVTVTVVVYFLGQILRLLWG from the coding sequence ATGGAATATGAAACATCCTTTCTGGGCTTGCTGGTCACCTTGTTGTTCGTCGGAATAACGGGGATCTATCCCGGCGGGGTGATTGTGCCCAGCTATCTCGCACTTTTTGTACATTCTCCGGGACGCATCGCAGGCACGCTGATGGTGGCACTTCTGACTCTGCTCTGCTTCAAGCTCGCATCGAATTACCTGATCCTGTTCGGAACCAGGAGATTCGTCTTCATGGTACTGACCGCGGGTGCGTGGACGCTTCTGTGGTTGCGGTTTTTCCCCTCGCTCCTTCCCGGCTCCCTCGAGTTCCGGGTGATCGGCTGGGTGGTTCCGGGATTGATTGCCAACAACCTTGAGAAGCAAGGAATCTTGATAACAACAGCATCGCTGGTAACGGTCACGGTTGTGGTTTACTTCCTGGGGCAAATACTGCGCCTGCTTTGGGGGTGA
- the pgsW gene encoding poly-gamma-glutamate system protein, with protein sequence MMNRTVRIVIAGIISMAAFWIAQILPSGAVPRNADAVVGAGQIMKQAILAVRGVRERKGAGFDLHIDPNRTGLIGPEYSPLTTTVGELEAKRTTTNPNVAGFIVYLLERAGVRPGDRIAIASSGSFPALMAASLAAAKAMDVHPVIILSLGASSYGATDPEFNLLDIYDILRRAGICSVPPSAASLGGEKDVGSDLDADVRDRLVKRIQAAGVPLLDEPDLGSSVSRRLRIYQSAAGGKIAAFINSGGGYANLGTSRLALDVRPGLNTSLSLPPASERGVLFEMSARGVPVIHLLFIKGLVAEAGLPWDPIPLPQPGMIHPPGSGRTGSFWLVAGAYFALLLVLAFHPRP encoded by the coding sequence ATGATGAACCGCACAGTACGCATTGTCATAGCCGGGATTATCAGCATGGCAGCCTTCTGGATTGCGCAGATCCTGCCTTCGGGCGCCGTGCCACGCAATGCCGATGCCGTGGTCGGGGCCGGCCAGATCATGAAGCAGGCGATCCTGGCCGTCAGGGGCGTTCGCGAGCGCAAGGGTGCCGGTTTCGATCTTCACATCGATCCCAATCGAACCGGCCTGATCGGCCCGGAGTATTCGCCGCTGACAACCACGGTCGGAGAACTCGAAGCCAAGAGGACCACCACCAACCCGAACGTGGCCGGCTTTATCGTCTACCTGCTGGAACGGGCCGGCGTCAGACCCGGCGACCGCATAGCCATCGCCAGCTCCGGATCGTTCCCTGCCCTCATGGCAGCGTCGCTGGCGGCCGCGAAAGCAATGGATGTCCATCCTGTCATCATCCTTTCGCTGGGAGCCTCTTCGTATGGAGCCACCGACCCCGAATTCAATCTTCTCGACATCTACGATATCCTGCGGCGCGCAGGCATCTGCAGCGTGCCGCCGTCGGCTGCATCGCTCGGCGGGGAGAAGGACGTCGGGTCCGATCTGGACGCGGATGTCAGGGATCGATTGGTGAAACGGATCCAAGCGGCGGGAGTTCCCCTGCTCGATGAACCGGATCTTGGGAGCAGTGTATCCAGGCGCCTGCGGATCTATCAGAGCGCTGCAGGGGGGAAGATCGCAGCTTTCATCAACAGCGGCGGGGGTTACGCCAACCTTGGGACGAGCCGCCTGGCGCTGGATGTGCGGCCGGGGCTGAACACGAGCCTGTCGCTGCCGCCGGCATCGGAGCGCGGGGTGCTTTTTGAAATGTCGGCGCGCGGGGTGCCGGTGATCCACCTGCTCTTCATAAAAGGCCTGGTAGCGGAAGCCGGGCTTCCGTGGGACCCGATCCCGTTGCCGCAACCGGGCATGATCCATCCTCCCGGCTCCGGCCGTACAGGAAGCTTCTGGCTGGTCGCGGGCGCCTACTTTGCCCTCCTGCTCGTGCTGGCTTTCCATCCAAGGCCTTAG
- a CDS encoding DUF6305 family protein, translating to MKTHSRLIATTVALSLLLLVVSLAPGVAQQKAAPGAAPAQKAGLPVLLTSCGQSPGPTRFDIFLKKLKMDYVYKLDATAADLTKAGAPFKSVIIVTGASLKGMGAAGVSIDDEIARIRALIAAAKKANIKVIGAHIEGMTRRAQGAAPGDNSDELTIDAVCPQSSLLIVKKEGDEDGRFTTISKGKNIPMISYEKNMDLENVLKDLFGK from the coding sequence ATGAAAACGCATTCCAGGCTGATCGCCACAACCGTCGCTTTATCGCTGCTTCTGCTCGTTGTGTCGCTGGCACCCGGGGTCGCGCAGCAAAAGGCGGCTCCCGGCGCGGCACCCGCGCAGAAGGCGGGCCTTCCCGTGCTGCTTACTTCGTGCGGACAGAGCCCGGGGCCCACCAGATTCGACATATTTCTCAAGAAGCTGAAGATGGACTACGTGTACAAGCTGGACGCGACGGCGGCCGATCTGACCAAGGCCGGGGCCCCTTTCAAGTCTGTGATCATCGTGACGGGCGCAAGCCTGAAAGGCATGGGAGCGGCCGGAGTTTCCATCGACGATGAGATCGCCAGAATCAGGGCATTGATCGCCGCGGCCAAAAAGGCGAACATCAAAGTCATCGGTGCACATATTGAAGGCATGACGCGGCGCGCCCAGGGCGCCGCACCCGGCGACAATTCCGACGAACTCACCATCGACGCGGTCTGCCCGCAATCCTCGCTCCTCATCGTCAAAAAGGAGGGGGATGAGGACGGCCGGTTCACGACGATTTCCAAAGGCAAGAACATCCCCATGATCTCGTACGAAAAGAACATGGACCTGGAAAACGTCCTTAAAGACCTGTTTGGAAAATAG
- a CDS encoding C4-dicarboxylate ABC transporter, with protein MFSYAEIVLGVMVVVYVLARLFTPSTELSMLAAAIAGALAGGFGIPTRHIAEGAITYLDINLIFITATLFMSILKESGGVAFVVRVILRRFHTNRPLLLILLSIILLVPGALTGAGSVTVLIVGGMVATVLHYMGVPKIRTSAIIFVIAGLSAAAPPVSLWAMLAAAGTNMPYVGFFWPLLIPCVICAILTVFILGWKGTKTDILKALEELPEPPEKMNWLRVLLPFAIFLGLIFLYRSLPFSTPVVGLPMMFLLAASASYLLSPIRLNLFKISRQTIEQLLPLIATLTCAGILVQIMTLTGVRGLLAVTAVTLPLAVVFGTLFLVLPVSESVLMYAAAPVLGVPLVLLFNTTGLNPIVALAGMSIIWPLGDALPPTAIIGRLTVEVVGYKDSYPRFLRYCTVPAVIIMIMGTLMVVYSSKLAFLTGL; from the coding sequence ATGTTCTCCTATGCCGAGATAGTTCTCGGCGTCATGGTGGTGGTGTACGTCCTGGCACGGCTGTTTACGCCTTCGACCGAGCTGTCGATGCTCGCGGCTGCGATTGCGGGAGCGCTGGCCGGCGGTTTTGGAATTCCTACGCGGCACATCGCCGAGGGGGCCATCACCTATCTCGATATCAACCTGATCTTCATTACGGCCACGCTCTTCATGAGCATACTCAAGGAGTCCGGAGGTGTCGCCTTCGTGGTACGTGTCATTCTCCGGCGTTTTCACACCAACAGGCCGCTGTTACTCATACTCCTCTCGATCATCCTCCTCGTCCCGGGCGCATTGACGGGCGCCGGCAGTGTGACGGTCTTGATCGTCGGCGGCATGGTCGCGACGGTCTTGCACTATATGGGCGTTCCCAAGATCAGGACCTCGGCGATCATTTTCGTGATCGCGGGCTTGAGTGCGGCGGCTCCCCCCGTGAGCCTGTGGGCGATGCTTGCGGCAGCCGGCACCAATATGCCCTACGTCGGTTTCTTTTGGCCGTTGCTCATTCCTTGCGTGATATGCGCAATTTTGACTGTTTTCATCCTCGGCTGGAAGGGAACCAAAACGGACATCCTCAAGGCCCTCGAAGAGCTGCCTGAACCGCCCGAAAAGATGAATTGGCTGCGGGTGCTGCTGCCGTTCGCGATCTTCCTGGGGCTGATTTTCCTGTATCGCAGCCTGCCGTTCTCGACACCGGTTGTCGGACTCCCCATGATGTTCCTGCTTGCCGCGTCCGCATCGTATCTGCTTTCGCCGATAAGGCTGAATCTGTTCAAAATCTCGCGGCAGACCATCGAACAGCTGCTCCCCTTAATCGCAACCCTTACCTGCGCAGGTATCCTGGTGCAGATCATGACCTTGACAGGCGTGCGCGGGCTGCTGGCGGTGACGGCGGTGACGTTGCCGCTCGCGGTGGTGTTTGGCACGCTGTTCCTTGTGCTCCCGGTCTCGGAATCGGTCCTGATGTACGCGGCAGCGCCCGTTCTCGGGGTGCCGCTGGTACTGCTGTTCAACACTACCGGCTTGAATCCGATCGTAGCTCTGGCCGGAATGAGTATTATCTGGCCGCTCGGCGATGCTCTGCCGCCGACGGCAATCATCGGCCGGTTGACCGTGGAGGTCGTCGGCTACAAGGACTCGTACCCGCGGTTTCTCAGGTATTGCACGGTTCCGGCCGTGATCATCATGATCATGGGGACCCTGATGGTGGTGTACAGCAGCAAGCTGGCCTTTTTGACCGGTCTGTGA
- a CDS encoding succinylglutamate desuccinylase/aspartoacylase family protein, which translates to MSYLRKIVFGVIGLVFFMASGIDFYRSRHLKEPVVLGPGVTKVMALSDYFAGVRGTTNDCNVYFLEGKEPGATIMVLGGTHPEEPAGRLVAWILAENAAMEKGRLIVVLSANRSATTVTRISGAYPPDFTIPTPWGGQKFRMGDRWSNPLDQWPDPEVFIHYPSRQNLAYMDIRNLNRTWPGRPDGTLTEKTCYAFMELIRNEKVDVVIDLHEAELQYPVISTIVAHEKGLELATMASMVLSDEEGFKIGTEFSPKNLHGLSHREVGDFSQAASLLVEAPEPFLDATRGKTTRELLLTGQDEFIVKAGKHGLLFEHIDAKGWPIDVRVGRHTSTLLGVMQSWTDAHPDRPLVCLNLPRYAEVIAKGTGFYLHDPAKADPKRMAFE; encoded by the coding sequence ATGAGCTACCTCCGCAAGATTGTGTTTGGCGTCATCGGACTGGTGTTTTTCATGGCATCGGGGATCGACTTTTACCGAAGCCGGCATCTGAAAGAACCGGTCGTGCTCGGCCCGGGCGTGACTAAAGTTATGGCGCTGAGCGACTATTTCGCGGGAGTGCGCGGCACCACGAACGACTGCAATGTTTACTTCCTCGAAGGCAAGGAGCCCGGGGCTACGATCATGGTCCTGGGCGGCACCCATCCGGAGGAACCGGCGGGGAGGCTGGTCGCCTGGATTCTTGCCGAGAACGCGGCAATGGAAAAAGGAAGGCTGATCGTCGTGCTCAGCGCCAATCGCAGTGCCACGACCGTCACCCGTATCAGCGGCGCCTATCCGCCCGATTTTACGATTCCGACCCCATGGGGAGGACAGAAGTTCCGGATGGGCGACCGCTGGTCGAACCCACTGGATCAATGGCCCGATCCCGAGGTCTTTATCCATTATCCGAGCCGGCAGAACCTGGCCTATATGGACATCCGCAACCTCAATCGGACCTGGCCCGGACGGCCTGACGGCACGCTCACTGAAAAAACCTGCTACGCCTTCATGGAGCTGATCCGGAACGAGAAGGTGGATGTCGTAATCGACCTCCACGAGGCGGAACTGCAGTACCCCGTCATAAGCACGATCGTGGCCCACGAAAAAGGGCTGGAGTTGGCGACCATGGCCTCCATGGTGCTCAGCGATGAAGAAGGCTTCAAGATCGGCACCGAATTTTCGCCCAAGAATCTTCACGGACTGTCTCACCGTGAGGTGGGCGATTTCTCCCAGGCGGCTTCACTGCTCGTCGAGGCCCCGGAACCCTTCCTGGATGCCACAAGGGGGAAAACGACTCGTGAACTTTTGCTGACCGGCCAGGACGAATTCATCGTCAAGGCGGGAAAGCATGGCTTGCTTTTCGAGCACATTGATGCCAAGGGTTGGCCGATCGATGTCCGCGTCGGCAGGCACACCTCAACCCTGCTCGGCGTCATGCAAAGCTGGACTGACGCCCACCCGGATCGGCCGTTGGTCTGCCTCAACCTGCCGCGTTACGCCGAGGTCATAGCCAAAGGAACCGGCTTCTACCTGCACGATCCCGCCAAGGCCGACCCCAAACGCATGGCCTTTGAGTAA
- a CDS encoding class I SAM-dependent methyltransferase, with product MAYSDWSNRKPVLNYIRQSIASISKGTIEILDLGMGAGCFGKLIKEKIDSHIKITGVEVWERYRNSRWDFYNEITLKDIREFIKEEQRKFDIILFLDVLEHFDKFQGREILDFAMRQAKQAILLSTPITKYPQGACGGNPFEEHRSTWTDDELFAVGFKALRYRWVPTFKLRPFFALYGVYVFERIPQ from the coding sequence ATGGCGTATAGTGATTGGTCAAATCGAAAACCGGTTCTCAATTATATTCGTCAATCGATCGCTTCCATAAGTAAGGGGACGATTGAAATATTAGACTTGGGCATGGGAGCAGGTTGCTTTGGAAAGCTTATTAAAGAAAAAATAGATTCACATATAAAGATAACCGGAGTTGAGGTTTGGGAGCGATATCGGAACTCACGTTGGGATTTTTATAACGAGATCACCCTGAAGGATATCCGAGAGTTTATAAAAGAGGAGCAGAGAAAATTCGATATTATTCTTTTCCTGGACGTGCTCGAACATTTTGATAAGTTCCAAGGAAGAGAAATATTGGATTTTGCAATGCGTCAGGCAAAGCAGGCCATTCTTCTCTCAACCCCAATTACTAAGTATCCGCAAGGTGCTTGTGGTGGAAATCCCTTTGAAGAACACCGTAGTACATGGACTGATGATGAGTTATTCGCCGTAGGGTTTAAGGCACTCCGCTATCGATGGGTCCCGACCTTTAAACTTCGACCTTTCTTTGCCTTGTATGGGGTATATGTTTTCGAAAGAATTCCTCAATAA
- a CDS encoding carboxypeptidase regulatory-like domain-containing protein, with protein MQQSTQLRILFCLFALALVVGGISAAAYAQTVGGTLRGVVKDATGGVIPGATVVAQNEATGVKFETASSSAGLYSFPNVLAGSYTVTVEHPGFKKFVRKNIPVSANQVIESNATLEVGAVSTVIEVIGGAEMVSTTSYQVGTTVEAKAVIDLPNSVLGGSPLNLAVALPNTTTQAGGVAGEGGAIGGNRPRNNNFTIDGVDNNDVSITGSLQPVIQDAVGEFNLITNQFSAEYGHSTAGQFNIISKSGTNQFHGSAFYYGQNRHLNAVDNLTKAAIQSGDIPGKPRFDYNRLGGTFGGPIQKDKLFFFGAYEYSTRGQAATGVTVLSPTAAGMNTLNSLAASPEVKSILQQFPIASSQTETVAVNGQTIGIGNVQFFAPDFYNQNDFQTNLDANYGKHQIRGRFLYDRYRSPNLNPDLPMPQFAGNYVGDNRKLALTDIWAITSRAVNDFRLSYSRSVKKWTVPDQFANFPNVEIDALGLNIGPEGNSPQGGVQNTYQVLNNFSYTVGRHQLKAGAEYRNWVSPGDFLPRARGEWDYSSLDRFINDLVPNGLNGALRGAGSGFFAGNQQAFYWFVQDDLRASKNLTLNLGVRYEYTTNPRDASLQTLNSSASLAGVFEFNKPKTDKNNLSPRVGFAYAPAFGSGFLKKLFGESGKSSIRGGFGVAYDVNFQNLVLLQLPPQLQTEQNPNITCGSANPPAWCATGRGFLAGGGLLQINVPPTTQAAARSATQSLIVDQVAPKTLTWTLSIQRELAPNWVLETRYMGTRAMSLPIQVRLNAISVFEKHPNLVLPTYFSNSAIPVTVSPTATSLNDFYNAEDLRYTAQGFDGGLVTAFPPIGNSVYHAGSVELNHRFAKGLMVLANYTWSRTIDDSTNELFTSRVNPRRPMDSNNLKDERGLSSLDMPHKFTVSWLYELPKTRAANAFAKKILDGWQINGSFIAESGQPITALSGQDANGDFDTAGDRALINPNGTGLTGSGVNFVLRDPVTGRTSVATAEPDDATLVVGYVAIDPSARFVVAMPGTPDSANRVGRNTIRSLGINNWNLSAFKNFNLTESKYFQFRAEFYNAFNHRSHSLGLPTYQQSLDNALSSTYSNVSSLQFLDASQFSGGSRTMQMSLKFIF; from the coding sequence ATGCAACAAAGCACCCAATTGAGAATTCTTTTTTGCCTTTTCGCTTTGGCACTGGTCGTTGGCGGGATCAGTGCGGCGGCTTACGCCCAGACCGTGGGCGGTACGCTGCGGGGGGTGGTAAAGGACGCGACTGGCGGGGTAATACCGGGCGCAACCGTAGTCGCGCAGAACGAAGCTACGGGCGTGAAGTTTGAAACCGCCAGCAGCAGCGCAGGGCTTTACTCTTTTCCCAATGTTCTGGCGGGTAGTTACACGGTTACCGTGGAGCATCCGGGATTCAAAAAGTTTGTCCGCAAAAATATCCCGGTATCTGCGAACCAAGTGATCGAATCGAATGCGACTTTAGAAGTTGGCGCAGTATCGACCGTCATCGAGGTGATCGGTGGGGCCGAGATGGTATCGACGACGAGCTACCAGGTGGGCACAACCGTCGAGGCGAAAGCCGTAATCGATCTGCCCAATTCAGTTTTGGGCGGAAGCCCGCTGAACCTGGCGGTGGCCCTGCCTAACACTACGACGCAGGCCGGAGGAGTCGCCGGGGAGGGCGGAGCCATCGGCGGCAATCGCCCCCGCAACAATAATTTCACCATTGATGGTGTGGACAACAATGATGTCTCGATCACGGGATCGCTGCAGCCCGTGATCCAGGATGCGGTTGGTGAGTTCAATCTCATCACCAATCAATTCAGCGCGGAATACGGACACTCGACCGCAGGGCAGTTCAACATCATCTCAAAGTCAGGCACGAACCAGTTCCACGGCAGCGCTTTTTATTATGGACAGAACCGCCATTTGAACGCGGTGGACAATCTGACCAAGGCGGCGATTCAATCGGGAGATATTCCTGGAAAGCCGCGCTTCGACTACAACCGCCTGGGCGGGACTTTTGGCGGCCCGATCCAGAAAGACAAGCTTTTTTTCTTCGGTGCCTATGAATACAGTACCCGCGGGCAGGCAGCCACCGGCGTGACGGTCCTGAGCCCTACTGCGGCGGGAATGAACACATTAAACTCGCTGGCGGCGAGCCCGGAGGTAAAAAGCATCCTGCAGCAGTTCCCGATAGCGTCGAGCCAAACGGAGACAGTCGCCGTGAACGGGCAGACGATTGGAATCGGGAACGTTCAGTTTTTTGCTCCTGATTTTTATAATCAAAACGATTTCCAGACCAACCTGGACGCCAATTACGGTAAGCACCAGATCCGCGGGCGGTTCTTATACGACCGCTACCGCTCACCGAACCTGAATCCCGATCTGCCGATGCCACAATTCGCGGGCAACTATGTCGGCGACAACCGCAAATTGGCCCTCACCGACATCTGGGCAATCACGTCCCGTGCGGTGAATGACTTCCGCCTGTCCTACTCGCGCTCGGTCAAAAAATGGACGGTTCCCGATCAGTTCGCCAACTTCCCGAACGTTGAGATCGACGCTTTGGGCCTGAACATCGGCCCCGAAGGGAATTCACCTCAAGGAGGCGTTCAGAACACCTATCAGGTTTTGAACAACTTCAGCTACACGGTCGGTCGCCATCAACTCAAGGCCGGGGCTGAATATCGAAACTGGGTCTCACCCGGCGATTTCCTGCCGCGCGCGCGTGGCGAGTGGGACTACTCGAGTCTGGATCGGTTCATCAACGACCTGGTGCCGAACGGCCTGAATGGCGCTCTTCGGGGAGCGGGCTCCGGGTTCTTCGCCGGCAATCAGCAGGCGTTCTACTGGTTCGTACAGGATGACCTGAGGGCAAGCAAGAACCTCACCCTCAACCTGGGCGTGCGCTACGAGTACACGACCAATCCAAGAGACGCCAGCCTGCAGACTCTGAATTCCAGCGCCTCCCTGGCCGGCGTTTTCGAATTCAACAAACCCAAGACCGACAAAAACAACCTCAGTCCGCGCGTCGGATTTGCCTATGCTCCGGCTTTCGGCAGCGGTTTCCTGAAAAAATTGTTCGGCGAATCCGGGAAGTCCTCCATCCGCGGCGGCTTCGGCGTGGCTTACGATGTAAACTTCCAGAATCTGGTCCTGCTGCAGCTGCCGCCTCAGCTCCAGACCGAGCAGAATCCTAATATCACCTGCGGATCAGCGAATCCTCCTGCGTGGTGCGCAACCGGGAGGGGATTCCTGGCAGGAGGCGGGCTGCTTCAGATCAATGTTCCGCCGACGACGCAGGCAGCCGCCCGTTCCGCAACCCAGTCCCTGATTGTGGATCAAGTGGCGCCGAAGACGTTGACGTGGACTCTGAGCATCCAGCGCGAGCTTGCTCCGAACTGGGTGTTGGAGACGCGTTATATGGGCACGCGCGCGATGAGCTTGCCTATCCAAGTGCGGCTGAATGCCATTTCAGTCTTCGAGAAACACCCGAACCTGGTGTTGCCTACGTACTTCTCCAATTCAGCCATCCCGGTTACGGTGTCGCCGACGGCTACGAGCCTTAACGATTTTTATAATGCCGAGGATCTTCGTTACACGGCCCAAGGGTTCGATGGCGGCTTGGTCACCGCATTCCCACCGATCGGGAACTCGGTCTATCATGCGGGCTCTGTCGAACTCAATCACCGGTTTGCCAAGGGACTGATGGTATTGGCGAACTACACCTGGAGCCGGACGATCGACGACTCCACGAATGAACTCTTTACCAGCCGTGTCAACCCTCGCCGTCCGATGGACTCCAATAACCTGAAGGATGAGCGCGGGCTGTCGTCACTTGATATGCCGCACAAGTTCACTGTTTCCTGGCTCTATGAGCTGCCGAAAACGCGTGCCGCCAATGCCTTCGCCAAGAAGATCTTGGACGGATGGCAGATCAACGGCAGCTTCATCGCCGAATCAGGCCAGCCCATAACGGCGCTTTCCGGTCAGGATGCCAATGGTGACTTCGACACGGCCGGCGACCGCGCTCTCATAAACCCGAACGGAACCGGTCTGACCGGCTCCGGCGTGAATTTTGTACTGCGGGATCCGGTCACGGGGAGGACGTCTGTCGCCACCGCCGAACCGGATGACGCAACACTCGTGGTCGGATATGTGGCCATAGATCCGAGCGCCCGTTTCGTCGTGGCCATGCCGGGAACCCCGGATAGCGCCAACCGGGTCGGCCGCAACACGATCCGCTCCCTCGGTATCAACAACTGGAACCTGTCCGCGTTCAAGAATTTCAACCTGACTGAAAGCAAGTACTTCCAGTTCCGAGCCGAGTTTTACAATGCATTCAACCACCGTTCACACAGTCTTGGACTGCCTACATACCAGCAGTCACTTGACAACGCCTTGAGCTCAACTTATTCAAACGTGTCATCGCTGCAGTTCCTGGATGCCAGCCAGTTCAGCGGCGGCAGCCGGACCATGCAAATGAGCCTGAAGTTCATTTTCTAG
- a CDS encoding ABC transporter permease, translating into MRIEPAREAEIIEELSQHRDLESGRYQGAIVSGNYFDLLGVRAVQGRMFLPEEDRVPESRPVVVISYRLWTRRFGSDQHVVGSDIIINNRHFTIVGIAAKEFAGTVIGVTPDLWVPTMMQPAVYDWREENTERKTNCRAGIVFWASSDGFSSAALLHVLDEIPEYLRHANLIESGTVAAYWE; encoded by the coding sequence TTGAGAATCGAGCCGGCGCGAGAGGCGGAAATCATCGAGGAACTGTCCCAGCACAGGGATCTAGAATCCGGCCGCTACCAGGGGGCGATCGTATCGGGAAACTATTTCGACCTGCTGGGCGTCCGCGCTGTTCAGGGGCGGATGTTTCTACCCGAAGAGGATCGCGTGCCGGAATCGCGACCGGTAGTGGTGATCAGCTACAGGTTGTGGACACGCAGGTTTGGGTCAGATCAGCATGTTGTGGGCTCCGACATTATTATCAACAATCGCCACTTTACCATCGTCGGGATTGCCGCGAAGGAGTTCGCGGGGACTGTGATCGGGGTAACGCCAGACCTGTGGGTGCCGACCATGATGCAGCCCGCTGTCTATGACTGGCGCGAGGAAAACACGGAGCGGAAAACGAATTGCCGGGCCGGAATCGTCTTCTGGGCGTCAAGCGATGGGTTCTCGTCAGCCGCGTTGCTCCACGTCCTGGACGAAATTCCCGAATATCTGCGGCATGCTAACCTGATTGAGAGCGGCACAGTCGCGGCATACTGGGAGTGA
- a CDS encoding PadR family transcriptional regulator, translating to MDSRIFDRELKKGSAELMILSLLEGRPRHGYEISKLIEQRSEGAVRFRVASLYPLLYRLEKRGWLKGRWVEKAGQRRRRYYRLTAQGRMVLVAQRRGWRTFVEAINRITGIEPA from the coding sequence ATGGACTCACGAATTTTCGACCGAGAACTCAAAAAGGGGAGCGCGGAGCTGATGATTCTCTCGCTCCTCGAGGGCAGGCCCCGGCACGGCTATGAGATCAGTAAGCTCATCGAGCAGCGTTCCGAAGGCGCCGTTCGTTTCCGTGTGGCCTCTCTTTATCCGTTACTCTACCGGTTGGAAAAGCGGGGCTGGCTCAAAGGACGATGGGTAGAAAAGGCAGGCCAGCGGCGGCGCCGCTACTACCGATTGACTGCGCAGGGACGAATGGTTCTGGTGGCGCAGAGGCGCGGCTGGAGGACATTCGTGGAGGCGATCAACCGCATCACGGGGATCGAACCTGCCTGA